One window from the genome of Butyrivibrio proteoclasticus B316 encodes:
- a CDS encoding GNAT family N-acetyltransferase, whose protein sequence is MKHCGTQTIETERLILRQFKREDADSMFKNWANDEEVTKYLTWPPHGTVDVTKEILKQWVDSYKDEKYYQWAIVLKEIDEPIGSISAVGMEERINMIHIGYCIGKLWWNQGITSEALKAVIEFFFDKVEANRIESRHDVNNPHSGMVMKKCGMKYEGTLRSSDINNQGLNDSSWYAILRSDMAEDDVDRMLKKAAL, encoded by the coding sequence ATGAAGCATTGCGGGACACAGACAATCGAAACAGAAAGACTTATATTGAGGCAATTCAAGAGAGAAGACGCCGATTCCATGTTTAAGAACTGGGCAAATGATGAAGAAGTTACTAAGTATCTGACTTGGCCGCCTCATGGAACGGTGGATGTTACAAAAGAGATTTTGAAACAGTGGGTGGATTCATATAAGGATGAAAAGTACTATCAGTGGGCCATTGTTCTAAAAGAAATAGATGAACCAATAGGCAGTATCTCAGCAGTTGGTATGGAAGAAAGAATAAACATGATCCATATAGGATACTGTATCGGAAAGCTCTGGTGGAATCAGGGGATTACATCTGAAGCATTAAAAGCAGTTATAGAATTCTTTTTTGACAAGGTGGAAGCAAATCGCATCGAATCAAGGCATGATGTTAATAATCCACATTCCGGTATGGTCATGAAGAAATGCGGAATGAAGTACGAAGGTACACTCCGGAGCTCAGATATTAACAACCAGGGACTTAATGATTCCAGTTGGTATGCAATTCTAAGATCAGATATGGCTGAAGATGATGTGGACCGTATGTTAAAAAAGGCGGCACTGTGA
- a CDS encoding class I SAM-dependent methyltransferase — protein sequence MKTAEQYKKLTISEFTKAAEVYETDHAGIYEMCKEDYPYIEEELSHINYQDLLDCGCGTGPMISLLHEKDSSKHYVGLDLTPRMIEVARSKKLAGTEWIVGDCENLPFDDESFDVIICTNSFHHYPNPQKFFDSVKRVLRPDGRLVLQDYTAPKAILWLMNHTEMPLANLIGHGDVGAYSLIQMQEFCNKSGLQIEKLEAAKKFRMHLVARK from the coding sequence ATGAAGACAGCAGAACAATATAAGAAGCTGACTATCAGCGAATTTACAAAGGCGGCAGAAGTATATGAGACAGATCATGCCGGAATATACGAAATGTGTAAGGAAGATTATCCATATATTGAAGAGGAACTATCTCATATCAATTATCAGGATCTTTTGGACTGCGGATGCGGTACCGGACCCATGATATCTCTTTTGCATGAAAAGGACAGCTCGAAGCACTATGTGGGACTTGATCTGACTCCCAGGATGATAGAAGTGGCAAGGAGTAAAAAGCTTGCAGGCACAGAATGGATTGTGGGAGACTGCGAGAATCTTCCTTTCGATGATGAGTCTTTTGATGTGATCATTTGCACAAACAGTTTTCATCATTATCCCAATCCGCAGAAGTTCTTTGACAGTGTTAAAAGAGTATTAAGACCTGACGGAAGACTGGTGTTGCAGGACTATACTGCACCAAAAGCTATTCTATGGCTCATGAATCATACAGAGATGCCACTGGCTAACCTTATCGGACATGGCGATGTTGGAGCCTATTCACTTATTCAGATGCAGGAATTCTGTAATAAGTCGGGGCTTCAGATTGAGAAACTTGAGGCAGCAAAGAAGTTTCGAATGCATCTGGTGGCAAGAAAGTGA
- the feoB gene encoding ferrous iron transport protein B, producing MSSATIALLGQPNSGKSTLFNALTGLRQHVGNWPGKTVEKKEGSFSYKGMECAIADLPGSYSLTANSDEELITREYISSGKADVVCILADSSQLERSLFMTADYAGIDVPSFLVLNMADVAADQGKTIDAKAIEKKLGIPVLLFSATDGKKYEPYYETMERAVKEKSKINVEGLEAEYEKIEGYSLLKELIPEGMFTGFTSMWLAVKALEGDEQVLSVLKNKLSQENYKNVVNICSASQGAIATGSSKFKWIDEILEGSVNAKKENIALSKLDKMYLSKVWGKPAVVLTVLLGLILSFIPALPFMGVGEAIGALKAPVAAALIQAGAPEVLIQIICTVVIQSFSYIVKMLGFVFGVTLVFGLLEEVGVMARISYVFDNTMGKLGLQGKSVMPFLVSFGCTMGGAAGARVIDNWGQKVLTIALAWAVPCGAAWAVIPMLSAIFFGPGAVLVIVAILFTMILHMWVTAKIFGRKLVQKADRYGMIMELPPYHKPRIGALLRYVLGRTGDTFKRVTSVVLLVCGVFWILSYTFVPGTQPILYRIGTAIEPVTKIFGLHWQLFVAFIASAVGKEGAIGVISALFTGGNISSAFNAAMSGAGAASNLNEILLSNVSKAEALAFIFAMTFNMPCVVALAATFQETYSVKWTARIALYYTFTALLLAAIAYHVGLLIF from the coding sequence ATGAGTTCAGCAACTATAGCTTTATTGGGACAGCCAAACTCCGGTAAATCCACACTTTTTAATGCACTGACAGGGCTTCGTCAGCATGTGGGCAACTGGCCGGGTAAAACAGTTGAGAAAAAAGAAGGAAGTTTTTCCTACAAGGGCATGGAGTGTGCCATTGCGGACCTTCCCGGTTCGTATAGTCTTACTGCCAATTCTGATGAAGAGCTTATCACTCGAGAATACATCTCATCAGGGAAAGCAGACGTTGTCTGTATTTTGGCCGACAGCTCACAGCTTGAGAGATCTCTTTTTATGACTGCAGATTACGCAGGTATAGATGTACCAAGCTTTCTTGTGTTAAATATGGCTGATGTGGCTGCAGATCAGGGCAAAACTATAGATGCCAAGGCAATAGAGAAAAAACTGGGCATTCCGGTACTTCTTTTCTCTGCTACGGATGGAAAGAAATATGAGCCGTATTATGAAACTATGGAGAGGGCGGTAAAAGAAAAGTCCAAGATCAACGTAGAAGGGCTTGAGGCAGAATACGAGAAGATAGAGGGCTATAGCCTTTTAAAAGAGCTGATTCCTGAGGGAATGTTTACCGGTTTTACCAGTATGTGGCTTGCGGTCAAGGCTCTTGAGGGGGATGAGCAGGTTCTTTCTGTGCTAAAGAACAAGCTTTCTCAGGAAAACTACAAAAATGTCGTAAATATTTGCAGCGCCAGTCAGGGGGCAATTGCTACAGGAAGCAGCAAGTTTAAGTGGATTGATGAGATACTTGAGGGAAGTGTCAATGCCAAAAAAGAAAACATTGCACTCAGTAAGCTTGATAAAATGTATCTCAGCAAAGTATGGGGCAAACCTGCTGTAGTTCTGACAGTTTTGCTGGGACTTATTTTATCCTTTATCCCGGCTCTTCCGTTTATGGGAGTAGGGGAAGCTATAGGTGCGCTGAAAGCTCCGGTAGCAGCAGCTCTCATACAGGCAGGTGCCCCGGAAGTATTGATTCAGATAATATGCACTGTTGTGATCCAGTCATTTAGCTACATAGTTAAGATGTTGGGCTTTGTATTCGGAGTTACGCTTGTGTTCGGACTTCTTGAGGAAGTAGGCGTAATGGCACGAATTTCTTATGTTTTTGATAACACAATGGGCAAACTCGGATTACAGGGTAAGTCCGTAATGCCTTTCCTTGTCAGCTTTGGATGTACAATGGGTGGCGCAGCCGGCGCCAGAGTCATAGATAACTGGGGCCAAAAGGTTCTCACAATTGCCCTTGCATGGGCAGTTCCCTGTGGGGCAGCCTGGGCGGTAATTCCTATGCTGTCTGCAATATTCTTTGGACCGGGAGCAGTTCTTGTAATAGTTGCAATTCTCTTTACCATGATCCTGCATATGTGGGTAACAGCCAAGATTTTTGGGCGAAAGCTCGTTCAGAAGGCTGACAGATATGGAATGATAATGGAACTTCCGCCATATCATAAGCCCAGAATCGGAGCCCTCCTTCGCTACGTGCTTGGAAGAACAGGTGATACATTTAAGCGAGTTACCAGCGTGGTTCTCCTTGTATGCGGTGTTTTCTGGATTCTCAGTTACACCTTTGTTCCAGGCACACAGCCTATCCTATATCGTATTGGAACAGCTATTGAGCCCGTGACTAAGATTTTTGGCTTGCATTGGCAGTTATTTGTTGCTTTTATAGCATCTGCCGTAGGAAAAGAGGGTGCTATTGGCGTTATTAGTGCTCTTTTTACAGGCGGAAATATCTCAAGTGCCTTTAATGCAGCTATGAGTGGAGCCGGAGCAGCTTCAAACCTCAACGAGATACTCCTTTCAAACGTCTCTAAAGCTGAGGCATTGGCCTTTATATTCGCAATGACCTTCAACATGCCTTGTGTTGTTGCACTTGCTGCAACTTTCCAGGAAACCTATTCAGTTAAGTGGACTGCAAGAATTGCGCTTTATTACACCTTTACAGCATTATTACTTGCTGCGATCGCTTACCATGTTGGGCTACTGATCTTCTGA
- a CDS encoding FeoA family protein, whose product MSLNELGKDSQAIVEKLTGDERFMSRITSIGLTPGCSIRVIRNDKNRPMLIYSRDTIIALNRNECKGIEVAEVAG is encoded by the coding sequence ATGAGCTTAAATGAATTAGGAAAAGATAGTCAGGCAATTGTTGAAAAGCTGACAGGAGATGAGAGGTTTATGAGCAGGATAACTTCTATTGGCTTAACACCCGGATGCAGCATTAGAGTGATCAGAAATGATAAAAACAGACCAATGCTGATTTATTCAAGGGATACAATAATTGCGCTTAACAGAAATGAGTGCAAGGGCATTGAAGTTGCGGAGGTGGCAGGATGA
- a CDS encoding glycoside hydrolase family 31 protein codes for MNKELNIARHPVSEPGNIICQGNYRITILTKRLIRFEYSSEQVFEDRATQVVLNRDFPKVDFSLKKTADRIEIETDFLHVYYDGKEPSAEGLRVEIKDSRSSHIGHWYYGKEPGMAGNFGGTIRTLDEVNGSCPIDAGLLSKDGWGILDDSASLVITEDGWVAVREHSESDIYLFGYGSDYKGCLHDFYALTGKTPMLPRFVLGNWWSRYYEYSEESYKALLERFDQEDIPFSVAVIDMDWHIVDVDPRYGSGWTGFTWNKELFPDPKRFLKHLHDRGMKTTLNLHPADGIRAYEDCYEDIAEKMGVDISSQETVEFDAANAKFIENYLECVCHPHEKDGVDFWWIDWQQGTKTGLKGLDPLWILNHFHYLDSGRTGLRPLTFSRYAGPGSHRYPIGFSGDTVITWESLQFQPYFTATASNIGYGWWSHDIGGHTHGYKDDQLECRWYQFGVFSPIMRLHSEKNEFNGKEPWRFRKDISEIMKRFLRLRHELMPYLYTMNYRAYKNDEPIIQPLYYNLKWDQAFEKAPNEYFFGTEMIVNPVTSKCIEGINVAGTTTYLPEGRFYDFFTDMIYTGGRTIDCYRTLESIPLFVPEGSIIPMTDRRGTKEVSSNPDSLIIHVYVGKDGSFTMYEDDNESMNYVNGDAVFTEFIMKWSDEKSFCIKAPTGNISLIPEKRDYRVIIHGVDMTAYMEDINKHVKSIQRNTSLKGECSYNESKNQLIVDMEGCDPDNDILITLPEDTGIKKNAVSDVVFEFLNQAEISFALKKDIYCAVETGGSPDQIMESLEQMNIASDLYKAIYEIVFAYE; via the coding sequence ATGAATAAAGAACTGAACATTGCGAGGCATCCTGTTTCGGAACCGGGAAATATCATATGTCAGGGAAATTACAGAATTACAATTCTCACCAAGAGATTGATAAGGTTTGAATACAGTAGTGAACAGGTATTTGAAGACAGAGCGACGCAGGTTGTATTAAACAGGGATTTTCCTAAGGTGGATTTTTCTCTTAAAAAGACTGCGGATCGAATTGAGATAGAAACTGATTTTCTGCATGTATACTATGATGGAAAAGAGCCAAGCGCCGAAGGTCTTCGGGTGGAGATAAAAGATAGCAGGTCATCTCATATCGGACACTGGTACTATGGAAAAGAACCCGGTATGGCCGGAAATTTTGGTGGAACAATAAGAACTTTGGATGAAGTAAACGGTAGCTGTCCGATTGACGCAGGACTATTATCAAAAGATGGATGGGGAATACTCGATGATTCCGCCTCACTTGTCATCACGGAGGATGGCTGGGTAGCTGTACGTGAACATTCGGAATCAGATATTTATCTGTTTGGGTACGGCAGTGATTACAAGGGATGTCTGCACGATTTTTATGCTCTTACAGGAAAGACACCAATGCTTCCAAGGTTTGTTCTCGGAAACTGGTGGAGCAGGTATTATGAATACTCAGAGGAGAGCTACAAAGCGCTATTGGAGCGGTTTGACCAGGAAGATATTCCTTTTTCTGTTGCAGTAATAGATATGGATTGGCATATTGTGGATGTTGATCCCAGGTATGGAAGCGGTTGGACAGGTTTTACCTGGAACAAGGAGCTTTTTCCGGATCCCAAGCGGTTTCTGAAACATCTTCATGACAGGGGGATGAAGACTACGCTCAATCTTCATCCTGCGGATGGAATACGTGCCTATGAAGACTGCTATGAGGACATAGCAGAGAAAATGGGAGTGGATATAAGTAGTCAGGAGACAGTTGAATTTGATGCTGCAAATGCCAAATTTATCGAGAATTATCTGGAGTGTGTCTGCCATCCTCATGAAAAAGACGGAGTAGATTTCTGGTGGATAGACTGGCAACAGGGTACTAAGACTGGGCTTAAAGGACTTGATCCACTCTGGATCCTAAATCATTTTCATTACCTTGATAGTGGAAGAACAGGACTGAGGCCTCTGACTTTTTCAAGATATGCCGGACCCGGTTCCCACAGATATCCGATAGGTTTTTCCGGTGATACGGTCATAACCTGGGAATCTTTACAGTTCCAGCCATACTTTACTGCCACGGCTTCGAACATAGGCTATGGCTGGTGGAGTCATGATATAGGAGGCCACACCCACGGATATAAAGACGACCAGCTTGAATGCAGATGGTATCAGTTTGGCGTCTTTTCTCCAATTATGAGACTCCATTCGGAAAAGAATGAGTTTAATGGAAAAGAACCATGGCGCTTTAGAAAAGATATAAGCGAAATAATGAAGAGATTCCTGAGGCTAAGACACGAGCTCATGCCATATCTTTATACAATGAATTACAGAGCTTATAAAAATGACGAGCCAATAATCCAGCCTTTGTATTACAACCTGAAGTGGGACCAGGCCTTTGAGAAGGCACCAAATGAATACTTCTTTGGAACCGAAATGATCGTAAATCCTGTGACAAGTAAGTGCATTGAAGGCATAAATGTTGCCGGAACTACAACATATCTTCCGGAAGGCAGGTTTTATGACTTCTTTACAGATATGATCTACACTGGCGGAAGGACCATTGACTGTTATCGCACACTTGAATCCATACCCCTGTTTGTGCCTGAAGGAAGCATTATTCCAATGACGGACCGAAGAGGAACCAAAGAAGTAAGTTCTAACCCTGATTCTCTTATTATTCATGTTTATGTGGGAAAAGATGGCTCTTTTACCATGTATGAAGATGACAATGAGAGCATGAATTATGTGAATGGGGACGCGGTATTTACGGAATTTATCATGAAGTGGTCTGATGAAAAGAGCTTTTGCATCAAGGCACCAACCGGAAATATAAGCCTTATCCCTGAGAAAAGAGATTATCGCGTCATAATTCATGGTGTAGACATGACTGCATATATGGAAGATATCAATAAGCATGTTAAATCTATTCAGAGAAACACATCTCTTAAGGGAGAATGCTCGTATAATGAGAGCAAAAATCAGCTTATAGTCGATATGGAGGGTTGCGATCCGGATAATGACATTCTCATTACACTTCCTGAGGATACAGGCATTAAGAAGAATGCAGTAAGCGATGTGGTTTTCGAATTCCTGAATCAGGCAGAGATTTCTTTTGCTCTTAAAAAAGATATCTATTGCGCGGTAGAGACCGGAGGTTCTCCAGATCAGATCATGGAAAGCCTTGAGCAGATGAACATTGCAAGTGATCTCTACAAAGCTATATACGAAATAGTATTTGCATATGAATGA
- a CDS encoding carbohydrate ABC transporter permease, whose amino-acid sequence MNTKRISGKAGIICIYAIVIFLGLCCLLPLWYIVAISFSKASAVEGNMVSLIPIGFNTVAYEEILTDAQYWRSFLISILRVILAVIINLILTVSMAYALTKNNKQFHGRDIYMNILIFAMLFNGGMIPTFLAIKRYHLLNSIWALVLPGAVPIFNVILLMNFFLGIPKSLEEAAALDGANPLQVLTKVYIPCSVPVLATVTLFSIVGSWNDFYSGLIYITRIENYPLMTYIQSLTINMEEIIKHGTMEDIIRASQVSEQNLNAAKIVVAVIPLMLIYPFLQKYFITGIVIGSVKE is encoded by the coding sequence ATGAATACAAAGAGAATATCAGGAAAGGCCGGTATTATCTGCATATATGCGATAGTTATTTTCCTGGGATTGTGCTGCCTTTTGCCGCTGTGGTATATCGTGGCTATATCTTTTTCTAAAGCATCTGCTGTAGAAGGAAATATGGTATCCCTTATACCCATAGGCTTTAATACAGTAGCCTACGAGGAAATCCTGACTGACGCACAATACTGGCGCTCCTTTTTAATATCTATTTTGCGTGTAATACTGGCGGTCATCATAAATCTTATTTTGACAGTCAGCATGGCCTACGCGCTTACCAAGAACAACAAACAGTTCCATGGAAGAGATATTTACATGAATATCCTCATTTTTGCCATGCTCTTTAATGGAGGAATGATCCCGACTTTTTTGGCGATAAAGAGATATCATCTGCTGAATTCAATATGGGCATTGGTACTTCCGGGAGCTGTACCTATTTTTAATGTAATACTGCTTATGAACTTTTTCCTTGGAATACCCAAGTCACTTGAAGAGGCTGCAGCTCTTGACGGAGCAAATCCGCTGCAGGTTCTCACAAAGGTATACATTCCATGTTCTGTCCCGGTACTTGCAACAGTAACTCTTTTCAGTATCGTAGGCAGCTGGAATGACTTTTACAGCGGACTTATATACATCACGAGAATAGAGAATTACCCTCTGATGACATATATTCAGAGTCTGACCATAAACATGGAAGAAATAATCAAGCACGGAACCATGGAAGATATTATCAGAGCATCACAGGTATCTGAGCAGAACCTCAATGCAGCCAAGATTGTAGTGGCTGTTATTCCGCTAATGCTCATTTATCCTTTTTTACAAAAGTACTTTATAACAGGAATCGTAATAGGTTCGGTAAAGGAATAA
- a CDS encoding ABC transporter permease — MANNNKGTKISTKNIASEVFYQCMMLPGMVFVVLFNLVPMLGVIMAFQDYKPAKGFLGSKFVGLKHYIYLFQIPDGFNIFRNTLVIAIGKIVIGTLMAIVFSILLNEIRHVWLKKGIQTVVYLPHFLSWVILATAIKNLFRLDGFVNAILGTGINFLGSNSFFQPLLIGSDVWKEFGYNSVVYLAALTAIDPGLHEAAKIDGANWWDRVIHVTLPGMRSVIILMCAMSLGSILNAGFDQVYNLYTAPVYETGDIIDTYVYRVGLTSMQYSFATAIGLMKSVIAFVLMMLANHLAKKYTDSKIF, encoded by the coding sequence ATGGCTAATAATAATAAAGGTACCAAGATCAGTACTAAAAATATTGCCTCAGAAGTGTTCTATCAGTGCATGATGTTACCGGGCATGGTATTTGTTGTATTATTCAACCTAGTACCAATGCTTGGTGTCATCATGGCATTTCAGGATTACAAGCCTGCGAAAGGATTTCTGGGATCCAAGTTCGTAGGACTTAAGCATTATATCTATCTTTTTCAAATTCCCGATGGATTTAATATATTCAGAAACACACTGGTTATCGCAATAGGTAAGATTGTGATAGGAACGCTGATGGCAATTGTCTTCTCTATTCTGTTAAATGAAATCAGGCATGTGTGGCTCAAAAAGGGTATTCAGACTGTCGTATACCTTCCACATTTCCTGTCCTGGGTTATTCTTGCGACAGCGATCAAGAATCTGTTCAGGCTTGACGGCTTTGTAAATGCAATTCTCGGAACCGGCATCAATTTCCTGGGCAGTAATTCTTTTTTCCAGCCATTGCTCATAGGAAGCGATGTTTGGAAAGAATTCGGCTATAATTCCGTAGTTTATCTTGCAGCATTAACTGCTATAGATCCGGGCCTGCATGAAGCTGCCAAAATTGACGGAGCAAACTGGTGGGACAGGGTGATCCATGTAACTCTTCCAGGGATGCGCTCTGTAATCATACTTATGTGTGCAATGAGCCTTGGAAGTATTTTAAATGCCGGCTTTGATCAGGTTTATAACCTCTATACTGCACCGGTATATGAGACCGGTGATATTATCGACACTTACGTATACAGGGTAGGCCTGACCTCTATGCAATATAGTTTTGCCACGGCCATAGGACTAATGAAGTCAGTCATAGCCTTTGTGCTTATGATGCTGGCTAATCATCTGGCCAAGAAATACACAGATAGCAAAATATTCTGA
- a CDS encoding extracellular solute-binding protein yields MLKGKAKRLISCAVLSTTVLAMTACGSTGTDTNTAAGNQAAQDNTQSTNTQAAVDAQGSASATGGEVAFKGFEPYEEELNIHIGRLASQHTVSTLLPGDTLEDNPYTRYVKEKLNITFTDEIEAADEDYKNHIALATSSGDIPEMFTVTNYDTLVDLVESDLLCDLTDVFNEYASDYIREIYDSFDGRGLDMVTFDGKLMALPGTNADNGVPTLCWIRKDWMDKLGINPDEDGDLCVTYEEIADVARAFVDKDVSGKGTIGIAMSDGIGDAEWIANANGGFVGKWLDNGDGTITWSTLSDANKKSWEILHQWFEEGILDPQFGTRTYEDVTALLIDNKCGIAFGAWHMPDWRFSHVKDANPEAEYIAYTIKDSTGKVNLAHENPTNNFIVVRKDYPHPEAAVKIQNVLFDELVHETLDTAPEVMSFVQNGGDNFTKPVQIECLPSTTKDVYYNEHQAVLKGELLPENTSTAENKNSSSIMLEYLKDPEHVTEETRTGWSFYNSRIVGLGAAIGGLNANGNANWVSPLYPPTLEAMEQKKAALDTLELKAYIQIVTGEQPIEYFEQYKADWMSYGGADIIAEMEDYYANK; encoded by the coding sequence ATGTTAAAGGGAAAGGCAAAAAGACTAATATCTTGTGCTGTACTCTCAACTACCGTACTTGCGATGACAGCATGCGGTAGCACAGGTACAGATACAAATACAGCTGCCGGTAATCAGGCAGCACAGGATAATACACAGAGTACCAACACTCAGGCTGCTGTAGATGCACAAGGAAGTGCTTCCGCAACCGGAGGAGAAGTAGCATTTAAGGGATTTGAACCTTATGAGGAAGAACTTAATATTCACATTGGAAGACTTGCTTCACAGCACACTGTATCAACGCTTCTTCCGGGAGATACTCTTGAGGACAACCCATATACTAGATATGTAAAAGAAAAGCTGAATATCACATTCACTGATGAGATTGAAGCTGCAGATGAAGACTATAAAAACCATATTGCGCTTGCAACATCAAGTGGGGATATTCCTGAAATGTTCACAGTTACCAACTATGACACATTGGTTGACCTTGTTGAGAGTGATCTTCTGTGCGATCTGACAGATGTCTTTAATGAATATGCAAGTGATTATATCAGAGAAATCTATGATTCTTTTGATGGAAGAGGCCTTGATATGGTTACCTTTGATGGCAAGCTGATGGCTCTTCCGGGAACCAACGCTGACAACGGAGTTCCAACACTTTGCTGGATCAGAAAAGACTGGATGGATAAGCTTGGTATTAACCCTGATGAAGACGGAGATCTTTGCGTAACTTATGAGGAGATTGCTGATGTAGCAAGAGCCTTCGTGGATAAAGACGTTTCAGGCAAGGGAACAATTGGTATTGCCATGAGTGATGGCATCGGTGATGCAGAGTGGATTGCCAATGCAAATGGCGGATTTGTAGGAAAATGGCTTGATAATGGTGATGGAACAATTACATGGTCTACATTATCAGATGCAAACAAGAAAAGCTGGGAAATCTTGCATCAGTGGTTCGAAGAGGGCATTCTGGATCCTCAGTTTGGCACAAGAACATATGAGGATGTGACAGCTCTTTTGATCGATAATAAGTGTGGTATCGCATTTGGTGCATGGCATATGCCTGACTGGAGATTCTCCCATGTTAAGGATGCCAATCCGGAGGCTGAGTACATTGCATACACAATTAAGGATTCAACAGGCAAGGTAAACCTTGCACATGAGAACCCTACCAATAACTTTATCGTTGTTAGAAAGGATTATCCTCATCCTGAGGCAGCTGTTAAGATCCAGAACGTTCTTTTCGATGAGCTTGTACATGAGACTCTGGATACAGCTCCTGAAGTAATGTCATTTGTACAGAACGGCGGAGATAACTTTACCAAGCCTGTACAGATTGAGTGCCTGCCATCTACTACCAAGGATGTTTATTATAACGAACATCAGGCAGTACTTAAGGGAGAACTTCTTCCTGAGAACACATCAACAGCAGAGAACAAGAACAGCTCATCTATCATGCTTGAGTACTTGAAAGATCCTGAGCATGTAACAGAAGAGACACGTACAGGATGGTCTTTCTATAACTCCAGAATTGTAGGACTTGGTGCAGCTATCGGCGGACTTAATGCTAATGGCAATGCTAACTGGGTATCACCACTGTATCCTCCTACACTTGAAGCAATGGAGCAGAAAAAAGCAGCCCTCGATACTCTTGAACTCAAAGCATATATCCAAATTGTAACCGGTGAGCAGCCAATTGAGTACTTTGAGCAGTACAAGGCAGACTGGATGTCTTATGGCGGTGCGGATATTATCGCAGAAATGGAAGATTACTACGCTAACAAATAA
- a CDS encoding response regulator transcription factor: MAYNMLIAEDEKNEYDLVIFLLQKLNLTDAFNVFHASNGKQALEILNRTPVDVLLTDIEMPFVSGLDLAKKARENNKELPILFFSCYDNFSYAKTALSVGACNYMLKPLDPGEFEETMDSTLKLLDKTNQKKELPPIDRFESDGGKHSVELVKRYIKANYNKDISLNSLAEMVYLNTSYLSTIFKAETGCGINKYIKNIRMEKAKEMLLTTNMKISDIGFSVGFRNDSYFVKSFRDHFGKTPEKVRNMES, encoded by the coding sequence ATGGCCTATAATATGCTGATAGCTGAAGATGAAAAAAATGAATATGATCTGGTTATTTTTTTACTACAAAAACTCAATCTGACCGATGCCTTTAACGTTTTCCACGCTTCCAACGGAAAACAGGCTCTGGAGATTTTAAACAGAACTCCTGTAGATGTACTTCTTACTGATATAGAAATGCCCTTTGTAAGTGGGCTTGATCTTGCCAAAAAAGCCAGAGAGAACAATAAAGAGCTTCCGATCCTCTTTTTCAGCTGCTATGACAATTTTTCCTATGCCAAGACTGCCCTGTCAGTAGGTGCCTGCAATTATATGCTCAAGCCCCTTGACCCGGGCGAGTTTGAAGAAACCATGGACAGTACCTTAAAGCTACTTGATAAAACCAATCAAAAGAAAGAGCTGCCTCCGATAGACAGGTTTGAATCAGACGGGGGTAAGCACTCAGTTGAACTTGTCAAAAGATATATAAAGGCCAATTACAATAAGGATATTTCGCTTAACAGCCTCGCTGAAATGGTCTATTTAAATACAAGCTATCTGAGTACCATATTTAAAGCTGAAACAGGCTGCGGGATCAACAAATATATCAAGAATATCCGCATGGAGAAGGCCAAAGAAATGCTTCTGACCACAAATATGAAGATTTCAGATATAGGATTCAGTGTAGGCTTTAGAAATGATTCCTATTTTGTTAAAAGTTTCAGAGATCATTTTGGCAAAACGCCAGAAAAAGTGAGAAATATGGAGAGCTGA